The window CAGGAATATGTTAAACCCTGCGGTGAAAAACATGTCCGTGACAACGAAAACCGGCGATAAGGGATTGACGGGTTTATTTACTGGCGACAGAGTCGCAAAGTATTCCCCAATAATGGAGGCCAACGGAACCATAGACGAACTCGATAGTTTCCTCGGAGAGGCAATGCACTACGTTCCTGAAGAGATGAAGGGGATAATAGAAAGGATACAGGTTCAGCTCTACGAGTTGATGGGCGAGCTCGCCAGCAAGGGCAAATACTCCAAAATAGGCGATAAAGAAATTAGGTGGCTGGAAGAGCTAATTTCAAAATACGAGGAAGAGTTCCAGATGAGAGTTTTTGTCTTGCCGGGTTCAACGATAGGCAGTGCAAAGCTTGACATCTGCAGAACGATTGCCAGAAGGGCCGAGAGAAAGGTTGCCAAAATCGTCCTCGAGTACGGCTTTGGAAAGAACGCCCTCGTTTACCTGAACAGGCTCAGCGATTTGCTATTCCTTATGGCCAGGGTTATAGAGAAGCGCGAAGGAAAGCTCAGGGAAGTCAAGCCGACTTCCTGAACTCTTTCATTCTTTCCTCATATTTGTCCCTGAGGAGCTCCTCAACTCTGCCTTCGATGTCCTTTAGAGCTTCAATGGCGCCTTCTATAGAGGAACTAACGACGGCAACGCCGAGTCCTCCCATCCTGCGTATCGCTATGACCTTTTTGCCGTTTTTGATGAATATTTCAAGTTCATCCTTCTCGACTCCGAGTTCTGGGGCCTTTTTCTCGACGTAGTGGAGGATGTCCTCTATGTGGGCTCCAAGATTCTCGTTTCCCTCGAGGCTCAGACCATCCTGCGTGATGACCATCTCGTATATCTCTGGCTTTTCCCTGCCCCAGAGAAAAGATAATATCTTTACTGGCATTTTCTCACCTCCAAAAGGAAAAGAAATCAGTAGAGCATTTCATTAAGTTTTGGAAGAACTTTTCTGAGCTCGAGCTTCATCCTTCCAAGGTTAAGGCCTTCATCTCCAATAACAATGAGGTAGTAGTCCCCCCCGATTGGGTTCACGAAGGTTCTTGCGTTCTTGTATTCGAGTATGGCCTCCTTAAGTTCGCCGGCCCCGAACTGGTCTCCCATCAGCTTTATTGCAGAGACCAGCTCGTGGAGAACTCCGGCTATAGCTTCCCTATCGAGGTTCTTTTTCATTGCCGATTCGATGACGAGGCCGTCCTTGTCAACCACTATGGTCCCTATGACCCCGTCTATTTCGAGCATGTCCGTGAGTATCTTTCCCATCACGAGGTCCACCGCCGCCATGGGTCCCACCCCAGGTTTAGAAACAAAATGTAACTTAAAAATTTTACGCTTTCTCTGGCCCACTCACCTAGGTGCAACTTCCGAATCCCCCGTTAAAACGTCCCTGTACCTTGCCCAGTAGTAGAGCACCACAGTCCCCATTCCTGTCCAGAGACCGAGCGAGACGAGCCACGCTGGGAACCTGTCGAGGAGCGGACCGACAGCGATTAGCCCAAAGGGGCCGGCTGAATGCATAAGCACAGCCATAGCTGAGAAGACCCTTCCGCGAACCTCGCTCGGGACAGCGCGCTGTATTCTGGCTGTTATTGGGACGTCGATAAAGGCCGAGAGAGCACCCCAGAGAACGTTTACTATTGCAAGGGCAAAAAATGCCGTATCTCTGGAAAAGTCTGAGAAGGGGCTTATCAACCACGTAAAGACGAGTATTAGCAAACCATTGAAAAGGAGTGCATGAAAGAGGTATCTACCAGCCTTCCTGCCGAATTTAGTTGCTATGAGCACATTCCCTATCAGGGCCCCCGCCATGAACATGCTTTCCTGAAGGCCGAACTGGTAGCTTGAGAACTTCAGGATTTCCCTCATGGCATAGGGCATTAAAACAGCTCCAAAGGGCTGGGCAAAGGCTATCATGAATATTGCAAAACCCATGAGCGTCCAGAGGTAGCGGTTCGACCGGATGAAAGATATACCCTCCCTTAAGTCCGACACTACCTGAGAAAAGCCCTCAATTTTCTTCGCCTTCCATTCGTATTTAATGAGGATTTCAAAGAGACCCGAGCCGAAGAAGCTGACGGCATTGATGAGGAGTGCCAGGGCTATTCCCCCAACCGCGTAGATGAAGCCACCAAGGGCCGGACCGACGAGGCGGGCAAAGATGTTGAAGGAGCTCGTTATGGAGTTGGCCCTCTCAAGCTCGTCCGGATCAACGAGGTCAGGAAACATCGCGCTCGTTGATGCTCCAAAAAATGCTCCCATCGTGGCCATGACAACCTGAACAACGAGGAGTTGCTTGATTGATAGCAAATTGAATGCCAGAACTCCGAAGAGAAGAACTCCGCGCGCCAGGTCGAAGCCGACCATCAGGTGCTTTCTGTTGTAGCGGTCTCCAACCACACCTGCAAAGGGCATGACAATCAAAGCTGGCACCATCTCAGCTAGAATAAATGCCGTCATCATTGCCCCGCTGTGCGTTTTGTCGAGAACGTAGAGTGGCAAAGCAACATCCTGAACCGCCCAGCCGAGCTGTGAAATAAAGCGACCAAAGGCGAAGAGCCAGAAGTTCCTGCCGAGCCCTTTTCGAGTTTCCATCCAAGACCCTCCACCGAATTAGTGAATTTATTAGACAATTCGGTAATTGTTTAATCAAATAAGCTCTATCATGACGTCATCGTTCACCGTGCTAACTCCCACCTCAAAGGTCCCCTCGCCTACGACCGGATCATCTGGGTCTATGCCGATGAACCGAACGTCACCGTTCACGCTTTTCGCCCTAATCCTCGCATCGCAGAAGTCCGTGAGGCGGAGAACGATATTGCCGTTAACACAGCTCGCTTCCACGTCGCCTTCGAGTTCCTCGATGGTTATCTCAAGTTCTCCGTTGACAGTTGAAGCTTTGAGTGGCCCAGCAACGCTTAGATGGGCCCTAATCCTTCCGTTTACCGTCGAGAGCTCCTGAGCTTCACAGTTTTCCAAGTTAATCCTTCCGTTTACGGTTGATGCTTTCCTGAGGGCCACTTCCCTCGCCTCAAGCTCGCCGTTGACGTTCCTGAAGTTAACGGCCGTCCCCTTTGGGAGTCTCAGTTCAATCTCGGCCCAGCCTTCGGAAGGCTTTGGAATGAAACCGAGCAACTTTTTACCGATTAACCTCTCCTTAACCACGAGCTTCTTTCCGACCTGTTCTACCTCAACTTCAACGTCGCC of the Thermococcus sp. genome contains:
- a CDS encoding DUF4097 family beta strand repeat-containing protein is translated as MEFENVREVEVTAVNGRVRIEGWENDHVEVNYTLHGDVEVEVEQVGKKLVVKERLIGKKLLGFIPKPSEGWAEIELRLPKGTAVNFRNVNGELEAREVALRKASTVNGRINLENCEAQELSTVNGRIRAHLSVAGPLKASTVNGELEITIEELEGDVEASCVNGNIVLRLTDFCDARIRAKSVNGDVRFIGIDPDDPVVGEGTFEVGVSTVNDDVMIELI
- a CDS encoding cob(I)yrinic acid a,c-diamide adenosyltransferase, coding for MSVTTKTGDKGLTGLFTGDRVAKYSPIMEANGTIDELDSFLGEAMHYVPEEMKGIIERIQVQLYELMGELASKGKYSKIGDKEIRWLEELISKYEEEFQMRVFVLPGSTIGSAKLDICRTIARRAERKVAKIVLEYGFGKNALVYLNRLSDLLFLMARVIEKREGKLREVKPTS
- a CDS encoding MFS transporter; amino-acid sequence: METRKGLGRNFWLFAFGRFISQLGWAVQDVALPLYVLDKTHSGAMMTAFILAEMVPALIVMPFAGVVGDRYNRKHLMVGFDLARGVLLFGVLAFNLLSIKQLLVVQVVMATMGAFFGASTSAMFPDLVDPDELERANSITSSFNIFARLVGPALGGFIYAVGGIALALLINAVSFFGSGLFEILIKYEWKAKKIEGFSQVVSDLREGISFIRSNRYLWTLMGFAIFMIAFAQPFGAVLMPYAMREILKFSSYQFGLQESMFMAGALIGNVLIATKFGRKAGRYLFHALLFNGLLILVFTWLISPFSDFSRDTAFFALAIVNVLWGALSAFIDVPITARIQRAVPSEVRGRVFSAMAVLMHSAGPFGLIAVGPLLDRFPAWLVSLGLWTGMGTVVLYYWARYRDVLTGDSEVAPR
- a CDS encoding roadblock/LC7 domain-containing protein — translated: MAAVDLVMGKILTDMLEIDGVIGTIVVDKDGLVIESAMKKNLDREAIAGVLHELVSAIKLMGDQFGAGELKEAILEYKNARTFVNPIGGDYYLIVIGDEGLNLGRMKLELRKVLPKLNEMLY